GCTTTAATCATTAGGTTAGCCTGCAAGGAATATAAAGTAAAGGATAAAAATCACAAAAAATCCGTACATGACTGGGTGAATCTCTTTCCAGCGGCCTTTTGCTATCATTGTAATCGGATAAAAAATAAATCCGACAGCGATCCCTGTTGCAATACTATAGGAAAGCGGCATAATTATAATCGTTAAAAATGCCGGCACGGCAATTTCAAAACGATCCCAATCTATATTTTTAAGCGATGAAACCATCATTACCCCTACAATAATTAAGGCAGGCGCCGTAACCGCAGATGTAATAACTGAAAGAAGCGGTGAGAAAAAGAGCGCAAGCAAGAAGAGCAATGCCGTTACAACTGATGCAAAGCCAGTTCGAGCACCCGCGCCAACGCCTGAAGCTGACTCGACATAAGAGGTTGTTGTTGATGTTCCTACAATCGCTCCGGCCACTGTAGCTGAAGCATCGGCAAACAACGCTTTTCCCGCTCTAGGCAATTTATTATCTTTTAAAAGCCCTGCCTGATTCGCAACAGCAACAAGCGTACCAGCAGTGTCAAAAAAGTCTACGAATAAAAAGGTTAAAATAACAACAAGCATTTGAAGCGTAAAAATATCACCTAGATGAGAGAACGCAACACCAAATGTTGGTTCCAAGCTTGGTACGCTACCAACAATAGCAGTAGGCCATGGAATCAAGCCAACAAGCATACCAGTAATAGCCGTAACAATCATACCTATAAACACACCGCTTTTTACTCCTAAAACGAGAAGCACCACTGTCACTGCAACACCAAAAATGGCAAGCAGTGTATTTCCGCTCGTTAAATCGCCTAATCCAACGAGAACCGCTTCGTCACTTACGATAATCCCAGCATTTTGAAAGCCAATAAAGGCAATAAAAAGTCCAATCCCCGCTCCAACCGCATATTTTAATTCAGCCGGAATCGCATTAATTGCTTTTTCACGAAGTCCTGTCAGTGTTAAAAGAATAAAAATGATTCCAGAAACAAGAACCCCCGATAAAGCTGTCTCCCAAGGGATGCCCATTGTAAGCACAACTGTAAAAGCAAAAAAGGCATTGAGCCCCATTCCAGGTGCCAACCCGATCGGATATTTTGCAATGATTCCCATGAATAGCGTACCAACTGCAGCAGCTATCGCTGTTGCGGTAAATACAGCACCTTTATCCATTCCCATCCCTTCAGGCAAATCCGGAATAGATTCAAGCGATAAAACAGACGGATTTACGAATAAAATATAAGCCATTGCCAAAAATGTTGTTATACCGCCAATCGTTTCACGCTTATAATTCGTTCCCATCTCATCGAACATGAAATAGCGTTTCATCACTTACCTCCTAAATAATTATAAAAAGCGTCCCAACAATTTGCCGGAAACGCTGAATACAATGAAAGACAAAAGATCAATATCTATACGTTGAACCAAAGAATGTTAAACACAGTTGGTTTTAGTTTGGCAAAGATGCATTCAAGATACTTCGAGACCTTCCGAGCGACTGAAAGCAAAAGCCATGTTGACCGCTCTTCGGTTCTCTTCGTTTAGCTAACCAAACTCAAAAAACTGCTATTAAAATCTTTTGTCCATTTTATATAGATGCTTTTCTTTAGTCTAAAAATCGCAGTCAAGCAATTTACGGCAGCTTGGTAGAAACTTTCAGGCCCTATCCCTGAAATTATACGACGAAAAAGATATATTTTTGTCGACTTTTATTTTAACAGGGGTTATGGGGGGAGTCAATTTTAAATACGAACATTGGATTAATTATTTAAGTTTATATTCGGATATTAATCATGAATGGCGAAAAAAGGCTGCCTATCAAAAGGCAGCTCATAGACAAAAAATATTTTTTCTTTGTTCTATTTCCCGTTGTTTTCTTCTGATACCGTATCGCTTAAAGTATCTTTTTTCTCTTTTTCTTCAAGGTTAGAAGCTATCTTCTTCTGTTTGTTTGACAGCTCTTCCCTTTTCGCTTTAAGCTCTTTTTTC
The sequence above is a segment of the Pueribacillus theae genome. Coding sequences within it:
- a CDS encoding NCS2 family permease, whose translation is MKRYFMFDEMGTNYKRETIGGITTFLAMAYILFVNPSVLSLESIPDLPEGMGMDKGAVFTATAIAAAVGTLFMGIIAKYPIGLAPGMGLNAFFAFTVVLTMGIPWETALSGVLVSGIIFILLTLTGLREKAINAIPAELKYAVGAGIGLFIAFIGFQNAGIIVSDEAVLVGLGDLTSGNTLLAIFGVAVTVVLLVLGVKSGVFIGMIVTAITGMLVGLIPWPTAIVGSVPSLEPTFGVAFSHLGDIFTLQMLVVILTFLFVDFFDTAGTLVAVANQAGLLKDNKLPRAGKALFADASATVAGAIVGTSTTTSYVESASGVGAGARTGFASVVTALLFLLALFFSPLLSVITSAVTAPALIIVGVMMVSSLKNIDWDRFEIAVPAFLTIIIMPLSYSIATGIAVGFIFYPITMIAKGRWKEIHPVMYGFFVIFILYFIFLAG